The Microvirga thermotolerans sequence GCTCGGGAGCGATCACCCGCACGGCGTGCTTCTTGCCGTCGCTGAGCACGACCTCGCGCTTCGCGCCCTCGGTCTGGGCGATCACCCGCCCCGTCTCGATGGACTTGGGACCGATGCCGGCGGATTCCTTGCTCGCGGTGGGCGCGGAGGCGGCCGTCTCGGCGGCGGCCTTGGCCTCCTCGTCGGTCTTCTTCTCCGCCGCCTTGCGCGCCTGGACCACCTTCGGCCGCGACATCTCCTCCGCCTTCTCGGCGGTCACGATGATGTCGCCCTTGCGCTGCTCCAGCATGCTCTCGGCCCGGCGCAGGACCACGGCCCAGCTCTCGTTGTCCTTCTTGCAGGCGACGGCGGGATCGAAGGACTTCCGGAACTTGAAGGCGCTCGGCAGGGAGGTGTAGGGCCTGTTGCCGACGACCGACACGGCCCGGTTGAGTCCGTCGTCTCCGCCGGGATAGGCGAAGGCGATGGTCTCTGTCCCCGGGCAGAGGGCCTGGCACATCTCGTTGGCGCCCTCCCGCCCGCCCGGCGAAACGCTCAGCGGGAAGAAGGACCCGTCGCCGGTCCGGACGCAGATGAGCTTGCGGCCGCCATAGGCCGGCTGGTCCTCGGTGATGATGGGCTGCCCCTCGGGCATGATCTGGGGCTGCGGCTGCCCCCGGGGCGGGCCGAAGAGGGATTCGAAGAAGCCGCGCGGCGGCTCCGCCGAGCAGGTCTGCTGGATCGCCGCCATGAGCTGGCGGCGGCGGAACTCGAAATCGCCCGAATCGTAGCTCTGGGCCGACAGCCTGGCGAAGTTCGCCTCCATCTGCCGGATCCGCTGGGCGATGGCGCCGCACTCGGCGGGCGGCGGCCCGGCGAGGAAGCCGAGGGGACCGCGCTCGCAGCCGATGGAGCGGTAATAGTTCACCAGGCGCCCGATCTCGACGCGTATGTTCTCGGCCTCGCCCGAGGCGGTCCGCCCGCCGCTGCGTTCCAGGGCGGCCAGTTCGGCGCGGAAGCGCTGGCATTCGGCCGACTGGGCAAGCGCGGCCCCGCCTGCGGCGAGGAAGGCCGCCACGGCGACGAGGGAGCGGAGGAAGGATGTCTTTGCCATTGTCAGCGTCGCGAAACCGGTCTCGAACAAACGGCCCTCACCCGGAGGGCGGGCCACATGACGTCGTGAAAAAGGCCCCAATGTGGTCGAAGCCTTGCCGAAGGCAGGGAAAAGGCCAACCATGGCCCCGGATCGGCAGAATCCCCGTCACACCGAGATCTGGGACAGCATGTACTCTCATACGACGATCGGGGCAAATGACCTCGACCGGGCGAGGTCCTTCTACGACGCGGTGCTCGCCCCCCTCGGCCTGCGGGTGCGCTATTCCTCGCCGCAGATCCTGGGCTACGGCGCCGGCGGCAGGCCCCTCTTCCTGATCGTCCGGCCCTTCGACGGCGGCGCTCCCTCCCCGGGCAACGGGAACATGATCGCGTTCATGGCCGCGCGCCGGGCGCAGGTCGACGCCTGCCATGCGGCGGCCCTGGCGAACGGCGGCCTCGACGAGGGGCCGCCGGGGCTGCGGCCGCACTACCATCCCGACTATTACGGGGCCTATTTCCGGGATCTCGACGGCAACAAGCTCTGCGTGTGCTGCCACCGGCCGGAATGACCCTCGTCAAAGCCGCCCGCGATCCCCACATAGCAGCTTGACCATGGCGCCGCCTCGGGAAGACCGGGCCGGCGCCCCGTGCCGGACCATGCCTCCAGGAGACCGATGACATGCTCGCCCGCCTTGCCCTGGCCGCCACCCTGATCCTGGGAACCGCCGCCGGCGCCGCGGCGCAGGAGCCGGACGTGATCTTCAAGAAGTCGACGGTCTGGCGCCCCCTCACCCCCAACGACAAGCTTGCGGTCTACGGCATCGACGACCCGGACATCGAGGGCGTGGCCTGCCACTACACCACGCCCGAGCGGGGCGGCCTCTCGGGCACCTTCGGCGTCGCGGAGGAGGTCTCCGACATCTCCCTGTCCTGCCGCCAGATCGGCCCGGTCCGCTTCAAGAAGAAGTTCTCGCAAGGGGATGTGGTGTTCAGCGAGCGCCGGTCGCTGATCTTCAAGCGGATGCACATCGTCCGGGGCTGCGACGCCAAGCGCAACACCCTGGTCTACATGGTCTATTCGGACCGCCCCATCGAGGGCTCGCCCAAGAACTCGACCTCCAGCGTCCCGCTCATGCCCTGGGGGAACGAGCAGCCGCCGAAATGCGGGGAATGGCTGAACGGATGAAAGGCGGGAATGCCGGGGCGACCCTGAGGCCGCCCCGGGCTCGCACGGATCAGTTCGTGCAGGTGATCGCGATCGGGCGCAATTCCTTCGTCTCCAGGGCGACCTTCTGGACCGCCCCGGTGACCTCATCCGGCGCCGTCTGGCGGAACGACGCCGCCCGGGCGTAGCCCTGGGCCTCGCACCAGGTATCGGCGACGACCTGCCCGCAGGCCTTGCCGGAGACGAGGCATTCGGCCACCCCGTAGCCGTCGGCGGCGGGAACGATGAAGGTCGCTTCGGTGGACGAGGCCTGGGTGCCGTTGGGGAGAAGCGTCAGGGACGCGGTCGCGCCCACGAACATAGCAGTACCCAACCCGAGCATGGCATATGCACGGCGCATGTAGACCTCACTGATTGAAACTCGTGAACTATTGTCACGAAGGGACATGAATAATCCGCTAACGCCGTGTCCTCATGCGTGTTTCCTGCAAGATTGCAAATAATTTCTGCCTATCGGCAGGGAACCTTGACGCGGACGCGGCGAGAGGGCATTGATCGAGGCATGAAAACGGCAGCGATCCTCATTTCCGGGATTATTTGCAGCTAGCTCAACCGCTGGCTGGAGCCGTCTCGTTCTCTTTCCAAGATCGAAACCATTCTCCGGCCTGCGGCCTGAAGGGACATGGTTTCATGGCGTCGAAGCTTCGGTTCTACAACACGCTGACCCGGTCGAAGGACGATTTCGTCCCGATCGACGAGAAGAACGTGCGCCTCTACGTCTGCGGGCCGACCGTCTACGACTATGCGCATATCGGCAACGCCCGCCCGATCATCGTCTTCGACCTCCTCTTCCGCCTGCTGCGCCACGTCTACGGCGAGGATGCCGTAACGTATGTGCGCAACATCACGGATGTGGACGACAAGATCAACGCGCGGGCGGCGCGGGACTACCCGGACCTGCCCCACAACGAGGCCATCCGCCTCGTCACCGAGAAGACCGAGGCGCAGTTCCACGCCGACATCCGCGCCCTCGGCGTGCTGATGCCCGACGACGTGAACGCGCCCGGCCAGCCGCCCCGCTTCGTGGAGCCCCGTGCGACCGAGCACATCGACGAGATGCGCATGATCATCGAGCGGCTGATCGCGCGCGGCGCCGCCTACGTGGCGGAAGACCACGTCCTCTTCAGCGTCTCGGGGATGCAGAGGCTCCCGAACGTGCCGAAATACGGCGCCTTCTCCAACCGCTCCCTGGACGAGCTGCTCTCCGGTGCGCGGGTGGACGTGGCGCCCTACAAGCGCGATCCCATGGACTTCGTCCTGTGGAAGCCCTCCGGGCCGAAGGACCCGTCCTGGCCCTCCCCCGCCGGAATCGCCACGCCGGGCCGCCCGGGCTGGCACATCGAGTGCTCGGCCATGTCCTGGCGGCACCTCGTCAAGGCCTTCGAGACGAGGCTCTCCTGCGACGACCCGGCGGCGCGCGAGACCTTCGACATCCACGGCGGCGGCATCGACCTGGTCTTCCCGCATCACGAGAACGAGATCGCCCAGAGCTGCTGCGCCTTCGGCATGCCGCGCATGGCCAACGTGTGGATGCACAACGGCTTCCTGCAGGTGGAAAGCGAGAAGATGTCGAAGTCGCTCGGCAACTTCCTGACGATCCACGACCTGCTGAAGGACTGGCCGGGCGAGGTCCTGCGCTTCAACATGCTGCGCACCCATTACCGCCAGCCCATCGACTGGACGGTGCGCGGCCTGGAGGAGAGCGAGAAGGTTCTCGACCGGTGGTACGGCCTGACCGCCGGCACGGATGCGGCTCCCGCATTCTCCGCGCCCGTCACCGAGGCCTTGGCCGATGACCTCAACACGCCGCGGATGATCGCGGAGCTCCACGCCCTCGACGGTGCGGGCGCCCACGCGGAGCTCATCGGCAACCTGCGCGCCCTCGGCTTCCTGGCGGAGGGCCTGGAGGCCTGGAAGGCCCGCCGCCGGGCGGCCCTCGCCGTCGACCCCGCCACGGTCGAGGCGCTGATCGCCGCGCGCCGGGAGGCCCGCGCGGCGAAGAACTGGGCCGAGTCCGACCGCATCCGCGACGAGCTCGCCGCCCTCAGCGTCGTCGTGAAGGACAACAAGGACGGCACCACCACCTGGGAGGTCGCACGCTGATGGGACAGTCTTTGCCGAAACCGGCCCTGCGGCCTTTCCTGCCCGGCGACCTCCCGCGGCTCGTCGACATCTACCAGGCCAGCGTCATGGAGCTCGCCGAGGAGGACTACAGCGAGGCGCAGCGGGAGGCCTGGGCGGCGATCGCCGACGACGAGAGCTTCGGCACGCGCCTCGCGGAGGGCCTCACCCTGCTCGCCACCATGGAAGGACTGCCGGTCGGCTTCGCCTCGCTGAAGGACAACGAGCGCGTGGACTTCCTCTACGTCCATCCCGCAACGGCCGGGCAGGGCGTCGCGTCCATGCTCTACGATGCCGTCGAGAAGCTGGCCCGCGCCCGCGGAGCGAAGCGGCTCACCGTCGATGCGAGCGACACGGCGCGGCCCTTCTTCGAGCGGCGCGGCTTCATGCCCCAGCGCCGGAACACCGTCTCCCTCGGCGACGAATGGCTCGCCACCACCACCATGGAAAAGCGCCTCGCGCCGCAAGAGGACGGGAAGGCTTCGTCATGACCCGCGAACGCGTCTACCTGTACGACACGACCCTGCGCGACGGGGCCCAGACCACGGGGGTCGACTTCTCGCTGGAGGACAAGCGCGCCATCGCCGGCCTCCTCGACCGGATCGGGGTCGATTACGTGGAGGGCGGGTATCCGGGCGCGAACCCGCTCGACACGGCCTTCTTCTCCGAGAAGCGCACGACGGGCGCCAGGTTCGCCGCCTTCGGCATGACCAAGCGGCCCGGCCGCTCCGTGTCCAACGATCCCGGCGTCGCGGCGCTCCTCGAAGCGAAGGCCGACGCGATCTGCTTCGTCACCAAATCCTGGGACTACCACGTCCGCGTGGCCCTGGAGACGACCCTGGAGGAGAACCTCGCGGGCATCCGCGACAGCGTCCGCGCCGCCCGCGAGAGCGGCCGCGAGGTGATCGTGGACTGCGAGCACTTCTTCGACGGCTACAAGGCCAATCCGGACTATGCGCTCTCCTGCGCGCGCACGGCCTACGAATCCGGCGCGCGCTGGGTCGTGCTCTGCGACACCAACGGCGGCACCCTGCCCCACGAGGTCTCGGCCATCGTCGCCGAGGTCGCGAAGACCGTTCCGGGCGAGCGCCTCGGCATCCATGCCCACGACGACTGCGGCTGCGCGGTCGCGAACTCGCTCGCGGCGGTGGAGGCGGGCGCGCGGCACATCCAGGGCACCCTCAACGGGCTCGGGGAGCGCTGCGGCAACGCCAATCTCGTGACCCTGATCGGCACCCTGAAGCTGAAGGACGGCTATGCCTCCCGCTTCGACCTCGGCGTGTCGGACGATGCCCTGAGCCAGCTCACCCACGTCTCCCGGCAGGTGGACGAGATCCTCAACCGCCAGCCGAACCGCCATGCGCCCTTCGTCGGCGCGAGCGCCTTCGCGACCAAGGCGGGCATCCATGCCTCCGCCGTGCTGAAGGACCCGCGCACCTACGAGCACGTGGAGCCGGAAAGCGTCGGCAACGCGCGCAAGGTGCTGGTCTCGGATCAGGGCGGCCAGTCCAACATCCTCGCGGAGCTGAAGCGCCTCGGCTTCACCTTCGAGAAGGGCGACGGGCGCGTGGCGCGCATCCTCGACGAGGTGAAGCGCAAGGAGGCCGAGGGCTTCGCCTTCGAGGGAGCGGACGCCTCCTTCTACGTGCTCGTCAAGCGCATGCTCGGCGAGGTGCCCGCCTTCTTCCAGGTCGAGCGCTTCTCGGTGAACGTGGAGCGCCGTTTCAATGCGCTCGGCGAGATGGTGACCGCCTCGGAGGCCATCGTGAAGGTGCGGGTCGGCGACGAGGTGCTGATCTCGGCGGCGGAAGGCAACGGCCCCGTCAACGCCCTCGACGTGGCGCTGCGCAAGGATCTCGGCAAGTACCAGGACCTGATCCAGGACCTGGAGCTCACCGACTACAAGGTGCGCATCTACCAGGGCGGTTCGGACGCGGTGACGCGCGTGCTCATCGAGTTCTCGGATTCGGCAGGCGACAGCTGGACCACCATCGGCGTCTCGGCGAACATCATCGACGCCTCGTTCCAGGCCCTCACGGACTCGATCACCTACAAGCTTCTGAAGAGCGGCGCGGGACTGTGACACTCCCGCTGCCATTCCGGGACGGCACAAAGGGGTGGAGCCCCGTTGCCACATCCTTCAATCGCGAGCGGTTACAGGTTCCGGGCTCTCGCTTCGCTCGCCCCGGAACGACAGGTCGAGCGCCTTAAGCCGCCTCGCCCGAAAGCCGCGCCCAGGCCTTCTCCCGGCCGATGAGCGGCAGGAGCGCCCCGAGCTCGGGCCCGTGATCGAGGCCGGTGAGCGCCATGCGCAGGGGCAGGAACAGGGCCTTGCCCTTCACGCCGGTGGCCTCCTTCACCGCCTCGGTCCAGGCCTTCCAGGTCCGGCCGTCCCAGGGCTCCGGCGGCAGGAGGTTGCGCGCCTGCTCGACGAAGGCCCGCTCGGTGATGAGGGGCACGATGGGCCCGCGCACCACGACCCACCATTCCGCGGCCTCCACCACCTTGCTCAGGTTGCCGCGGATCGCGTTCCAGAACGCCTCGCCCCCGTCCGCATCGAGGGCGGCGAGCCGCTCGCGCACGGCCTCGTAGGGCATCTCGTGGATCAGGCGGGCGTTGAGCTGCTCCAGCTCGTGCTCGTCGAACTTCGCGGGAGCACGGGAGATGTGGGAGAAGTCGATGAGGCGGGCGAGCTCGTCGAGGTCCGCCATGGGACGCACGGCTTCCGCCGAGCCCACGAGAACCGCGAGGGACGCGACGGCCTGCGGCTCCAGCCCGGCCTCGCGCAGTCCCTTCACCGAGAGGTGCCCGAGGCGCTTCGACAGCCCCTCCCCGCTCGCCGTGATGAGCAGGCTGTGATGGGCGAAGACCGGCGCCTTCGCGCCGAGGGCCTCGAAGATCTGGATCTGCACCGCCGTGTTGGTGACGTGATCCTCGCCGCGGATCACGTGGGTGATCCCGAGCGCGATGTCGTCCACCACGGAGGGCAGCGTGTAGAGATAGGTGCCGTCCTCCCGCACCAGCACCGGGTCGGAGAGGGAGCCGCAATCGACATGGGCGTGGCCGCGCACGAGATCGTCCCATTCGACGGTCCGGTGATCGAGCCGGAAGCGCCAGTGGGGCCGCCGCCCCTCGGCCTCGAGCCTGGCGCGGTCCTCGGCGGTGAGCTTCAGGGCGGCCCGGTCGTAGATCGGCGGCAGGCCGCGGGCGAGCTGCCGCTTGCGGCGGAACTCCAGCTCCTCCGGGGTCTCGTAGCAGGGATAGAGCCGGCCGATGCCCTTCAGCCGCTCCGCGGCATCGTCATAGAGCTCGAACCGCTCCGACTGGCGCACCACCACGTTCGGCGGAATGCCCAGCCAGGCGAGATCGGCCTCGATGGAATCCGCGTATTCCTGCTTCGACCGCGCGAGGTCCGTGTCGTCGAAGCGCAGGATGAAGGTGCCCCCCTCCCGGCGCGCGAAGAGCGCGTTGAGCAGGGCGACGCGGGTGTTGCCGATATGAATGTGCCCGGTCGGGGACGGGGCGAAGCGGACGATGGGCTTTGACATGCAGAACCCTATGGCGAAGGGCGGCAGCCTGCGCAAGGGGAGGCGCCGGAGGACCGGCGCACGGGCGGCCCGCTTCCCCCCTCCCCGCCGCGATGGAAGAAAGGCCGGGGAGCAGTGCCGCATGCCCGGGCTGCCGCACGGTGCCGGGAGGCGGCGATGCGAGCGGCGCCCCTTCAGGCTTTCCCGGAACCCGGAACGGCCCAGCCCGTTGTCACTCCACGAAACGAATGGAGACGGCGATGTTAAGAGGCGCTCTTTTGTGGCTGATCGGCATTCCGCTGCCGATTATTCTGATTCTCTTCTTCCTCGGATATTTGCACTGAACCCGGCGCGAACCCGGAACATCGTGAACACAACGAAAAGGGGCGCTTTCGCGCCCCTTCTTATTTGCAGCCCTGGCACGAGGACTACTCGGCGGCCACCGCGTCCGGCCGGGCACGGCCCTGGCGCTCCTGCTTGACCAGTTCCGAAGTCAGGAAGGCGATCTCCAGCGCCTGCTCGGCATTGAGGCGCGGGTCGCAGTAGGTGTGGTAGCGGTCCATGAGGTCCGCGTCCGTGAGCGCCCGGGCGCCGCCCGTGCATTCGGTCACGTTCTTGCCGGTCATCTCCAGGTGGATGCCGCCCGCATAGGTGCCCTCCGCCTGATGGACGGCGAAGAAGTCCCGGACCTCGCTCATGACCCGCTCGAAGGGCCGGGTCTTGTAGCCCGAGGCCGCCTTGATGGTGTTGCCGTGCATGGGATCGCAGGACCACACCACCGTGCGCCCCTCCTGCTTCACCTTCCGCACGAGGGCGGGCAGGTGGTCGAACACTTTGTCGGCTCCGAAGCGGCAGATGAGGGTCAGGCGTCCGGGCTCGTCCTCGGGGTTGAGCTTGTCGATGAGCCGCATCAGGCCGTCCGGCGTCAGGGACGGGCCGCACTTGAGGCCGATGGGATTCTTGATGCCGCGCATGTATTCCACGTGGGCATGGTCCTCCTGGCGGGTACGGTCGCCGATCCAGAGCATGTGGCCGGAGGTGGCGTACCAGTCGCCGGTCGTGGAATCGATGCGCGTGAGCGCCTGCTCGTAGCCGAGCAGCAGGGCCTCGTGGCTCGTGTAGAAGTCGGTCGAGCGCATCTCCGGATGGGTTTCCGGATCGATGCCGATGGCCCGCATGAAGTCGAGGCTCTCCGTGATGCGCTCGGCCAGCTCCCGGTAGCGGGAGGACTGGGGCGAGTCCTTCACGAAGCCCAGCATCCAGCGGTGGGCATTCTCGAGGTTGGCATAGCCGCCGGTCGCGAAGGCGCGGATCAGGTTCAGGGTCGCCGCCGACTGGCGGTAGGCCATGAGCTGACGGCGCGGATCGGGCGTGCGGGCCTCGGGGGTGAAGGCGATATCGTTGATGATGTCGCCCCGGTAGCTCGGCAGCTCCACCCCGTTCACGGCTTCCGTATCGGAAGAGCGCGGTTTGGCGAACTGGCCGGCGGAGCGGCCCACCTTCACCACGGGCGAGCTGCCCGCGTAGGTCAGCACCACCGCCATCTGCAGGAACAGGCGGAAGAAGTCGCGGATGTTGTCGGCGGAGTGCTCGGCGAAGCTCTCGGCACAGTCGCCGCCCTGGAGGAGGAAGGCCTCGCCCTTGGCAACCTTGCCGAGGGCCCGCTTCAGCTTTCTGGCCTCGCCTGCAAAAACCAGCGGCGGAAACCCGGCGAGCTGCTGCTCGACGTTTCCAAGCGCCTCAAGGTCCGGATAGGCCGGGACCTGCTGGATTGGCTTGTTCCTCCAGCTGTCGGGCGTCCACCGCTCGGTCATGACACACTCCCCGTGTCGCTAGTATCCCCATCGTTCACCGCAACAAGCGGCACGAAAGGGCACCTATACACGACATAAACAAAAAGGCGAGTGCACGTTATGCCGCTCGCCCTCCTGTGGCATCTATCACACACCAGGATCCCAGCAAACTTGCTGGGATCACAACGCTTCGTGACAAATGCTAGGGCAAGAAATCCCAGTAATAGGGCCAAGCCCAGTTGGCATAGCCCTTGGAATTTATTTTGCAGTAGTCTTGCGATTGATAGTTTAGGGGGCCGGGATGTTGATAGCCCGAGCCGCCAGGATACTTGATCTTGACGTCATTCCAGCTGTTGCTATCCCACTGGGAGGTGTCTCGGTTCCATGTGTCCTTGAGCGTGTGGTGTTTGACATGCGCCGTCCCTCCGCATGCCGGATACTTGTCGCCAACATATCCTCTGCCGCCGGAAGGAGAGCCCGTGATGTGCCTTCCCTGGCCTGTCCCGCCGTACTGGATCCCTCCACCGCCAGAATTGTTAAAGAATTCTGCAAGTGCCCGTTCGATTGAGAACGCCACTGTAGCTCTCCATTTTTCGGAACGCGAAGCCGCGCTTCCAACGTGACATGCAGGCATCGATGAGCATCGACAGGCCCGGATTGCTCCTTCTTGCCGAAGCAGCATTCAAGGGAAAATGTAACTCAGTTTCAAAGAGAGACAAGTGCACGGACGCACGAGTTCTTTCGTTATAGACAGGCCGGCTTGTACAGGATCGGGTCACAGGAAATCCGAGAAGATACAGCTTAGAGCGGTTTGCGCCTCCACGGAATCGCACTCCGCTCCGAAGCTCTTGGTTGGCCGCATTTTCGGACGGAACCGGAGGGCCGCGCCAGCGACCCGAAGGGCCGCGCCAGCGACCCGGAGGGCCGCGCCAGCGAAAACCGGTTCCCACTTCTCCGGAAAAGGCTCTAGGGGCGAGTCATCCGCGTTTCGCTACCCCACCGCCTCGGGCTTCTTGACCACGAACGGCGTCCGCATGGTCACCAGCTCCTCGGCGGCCGTCGGGTGGACGGCGACGGTGCAGTCGAAATCGGCCTTAGTGGCGCCCATGGTGACGGCGATGCCGGCGAGCTGGATCATCTCGCCCGCGTCGTGGGAGAGGATGTGGACGCCCACCACTTTGTCGGTCGCCTTCTCCACCACGAGCTTCATGAGCACCCGGTCGGCGCTGCCCGAGACCGTCGCCTTCATGGGGCGGAACGAGGTCTTGAAGATCTCGACCTCCCCGTAGCGGGCCCGCGCCGCCGCCTCGCCGCACCCGACGACCCCGATCTCCGGGGTCGAGAAGACGGCGGTGGGGATCAGGTCGTGGTCCACCATGGTCGGCCTGCCGCCGAACACCGTGTCCGCGAAGGCGTGCCCCTCGCGGATGGCGATGGGGGTGAGGTTCGCCCGGTTCGTCACGTCGCCGACCGCATAGATCGAGGGAATGACGGACTGGGAATAGCCGTCGACGATGACGGCGCCCGCCTCGTCGAGGCTCACCCCGGCCTCCTCCAGGCCGAGGGCGGCGGTGTTGGGCCGCCGTCCGGTGGCGACGAGCACCTGGTCCGCCTCGATCGTCGTTCCGTCGCTGAGGGTGGCGGCGATGCCGCCGGGCCGCTTCTCGAGGCGCTGCACGGTCCGCTCCAGGGCGAGCCCGATGCCCCGGCGGCGGTAGGCCTCGGCCAGGGCGTCCCGGATGTCCTCGTCGAAGCCGCGCAGGAGCTTGTCGCCCCGGTGGAGCAGCGTGACCTCGCTGCCGAGACCGGCGAAGACCCCCGCGAACTCCACGGCGATGTACCCGCCGCCGACCACCAGGATGCGCCGCGGCAACTCCTTGAGATGGAACACCTCGTTCGAGGTGATCGCGAGCTCGCCTCCCGGTATCGCCGGGCTCATCGAAGGATGCGCGCCCACCGCGACGAGGATGTAGCGGGCGCGGACCTGCCGGCCGGTCCGGAGGATGCGGACGGTGTGCGGATCGACGACGACCGCGCGGCTGTCGACGATCTCGACGCCCGCCTTCTCCAGGTTGGCCCGGTAGATGCCCTCCAGCCGGTCGACCTCCTTGTGCACGTTGGCGGCGAGCGTCCCCCAGTCGAAGCGCGGCTCGGCCACGGTCCAGCCGAAGGCCGCCGCGTCCTCGAACTCCTCGGCGAAGCGGCTGGCATAGACCATGAGCTTCTTGGGCACGCAGCCGCGGATCACGCAGGTCCCGCCCACCCGGTACTCCTCCGCGATCATGACGCGCGCGCCGTAGCCCGCCGCGACCCGCGCGGCGCGCACGCCGCCGGATCCCGCGCCGATGACGAAGAGATCGACGTCGAATTGGCTCATGCTCCCGTCTCCCTTTGCATCCGGCGCACGGCCAGAATCCATACGATGGCGGCTCCCAGCGCGGCCGCCCACCATCCCTGCCAGGCTCCGTGGCCGACGAGGGCGACCGCCGTGGCGCTCCCGAGGAGCGCCAGGGACGCCGCAGCGATCGGCCGCTCCTGCCGGGCAATGGTGCGCAGGAGCAGGAGGATCGCGGCAAGCGCGAGGACCGCGCCCACGGCGCCGAGCTCGGCCCAGATCTGGATGAGGGCGTTGTGGGGATGGCCCACGCCGAGAAGGGTCTCGCCCTCGCTCGGTACCCGGCCGGCGACCGCCGTGTCGCGCATCCGGGGACTCACGCCGAAGCCCGCCCCGGCGAAGGGCTGGTGCCGGATGACCTCCCCGAAGCTGATCCAGATGTCGACCCGGTCGCGGGAATGGTCGGCGGCGA is a genomic window containing:
- the gltX gene encoding glutamate--tRNA ligase, whose amino-acid sequence is MSKPIVRFAPSPTGHIHIGNTRVALLNALFARREGGTFILRFDDTDLARSKQEYADSIEADLAWLGIPPNVVVRQSERFELYDDAAERLKGIGRLYPCYETPEELEFRRKRQLARGLPPIYDRAALKLTAEDRARLEAEGRRPHWRFRLDHRTVEWDDLVRGHAHVDCGSLSDPVLVREDGTYLYTLPSVVDDIALGITHVIRGEDHVTNTAVQIQIFEALGAKAPVFAHHSLLITASGEGLSKRLGHLSVKGLREAGLEPQAVASLAVLVGSAEAVRPMADLDELARLIDFSHISRAPAKFDEHELEQLNARLIHEMPYEAVRERLAALDADGGEAFWNAIRGNLSKVVEAAEWWVVVRGPIVPLITERAFVEQARNLLPPEPWDGRTWKAWTEAVKEATGVKGKALFLPLRMALTGLDHGPELGALLPLIGREKAWARLSGEAA
- the cimA gene encoding citramalate synthase; the protein is MTRERVYLYDTTLRDGAQTTGVDFSLEDKRAIAGLLDRIGVDYVEGGYPGANPLDTAFFSEKRTTGARFAAFGMTKRPGRSVSNDPGVAALLEAKADAICFVTKSWDYHVRVALETTLEENLAGIRDSVRAARESGREVIVDCEHFFDGYKANPDYALSCARTAYESGARWVVLCDTNGGTLPHEVSAIVAEVAKTVPGERLGIHAHDDCGCAVANSLAAVEAGARHIQGTLNGLGERCGNANLVTLIGTLKLKDGYASRFDLGVSDDALSQLTHVSRQVDEILNRQPNRHAPFVGASAFATKAGIHASAVLKDPRTYEHVEPESVGNARKVLVSDQGGQSNILAELKRLGFTFEKGDGRVARILDEVKRKEAEGFAFEGADASFYVLVKRMLGEVPAFFQVERFSVNVERRFNALGEMVTASEAIVKVRVGDEVLISAAEGNGPVNALDVALRKDLGKYQDLIQDLELTDYKVRIYQGGSDAVTRVLIEFSDSAGDSWTTIGVSANIIDASFQALTDSITYKLLKSGAGL
- the cysS gene encoding cysteine--tRNA ligase; amino-acid sequence: MASKLRFYNTLTRSKDDFVPIDEKNVRLYVCGPTVYDYAHIGNARPIIVFDLLFRLLRHVYGEDAVTYVRNITDVDDKINARAARDYPDLPHNEAIRLVTEKTEAQFHADIRALGVLMPDDVNAPGQPPRFVEPRATEHIDEMRMIIERLIARGAAYVAEDHVLFSVSGMQRLPNVPKYGAFSNRSLDELLSGARVDVAPYKRDPMDFVLWKPSGPKDPSWPSPAGIATPGRPGWHIECSAMSWRHLVKAFETRLSCDDPAARETFDIHGGGIDLVFPHHENEIAQSCCAFGMPRMANVWMHNGFLQVESEKMSKSLGNFLTIHDLLKDWPGEVLRFNMLRTHYRQPIDWTVRGLEESEKVLDRWYGLTAGTDAAPAFSAPVTEALADDLNTPRMIAELHALDGAGAHAELIGNLRALGFLAEGLEAWKARRRAALAVDPATVEALIAARREARAAKNWAESDRIRDELAALSVVVKDNKDGTTTWEVAR
- a CDS encoding CreA family protein, which encodes MLARLALAATLILGTAAGAAAQEPDVIFKKSTVWRPLTPNDKLAVYGIDDPDIEGVACHYTTPERGGLSGTFGVAEEVSDISLSCRQIGPVRFKKKFSQGDVVFSERRSLIFKRMHIVRGCDAKRNTLVYMVYSDRPIEGSPKNSTSSVPLMPWGNEQPPKCGEWLNG
- a CDS encoding DUF2865 domain-containing protein; its protein translation is MAKTSFLRSLVAVAAFLAAGGAALAQSAECQRFRAELAALERSGGRTASGEAENIRVEIGRLVNYYRSIGCERGPLGFLAGPPPAECGAIAQRIRQMEANFARLSAQSYDSGDFEFRRRQLMAAIQQTCSAEPPRGFFESLFGPPRGQPQPQIMPEGQPIITEDQPAYGGRKLICVRTGDGSFFPLSVSPGGREGANEMCQALCPGTETIAFAYPGGDDGLNRAVSVVGNRPYTSLPSAFKFRKSFDPAVACKKDNESWAVVLRRAESMLEQRKGDIIVTAEKAEEMSRPKVVQARKAAEKKTDEEAKAAAETAASAPTASKESAGIGPKSIETGRVIAQTEGAKREVVLSDGKKHAVRVIAPELIPVPNAN
- a CDS encoding class II 3-deoxy-7-phosphoheptulonate synthase, whose amino-acid sequence is MTERWTPDSWRNKPIQQVPAYPDLEALGNVEQQLAGFPPLVFAGEARKLKRALGKVAKGEAFLLQGGDCAESFAEHSADNIRDFFRLFLQMAVVLTYAGSSPVVKVGRSAGQFAKPRSSDTEAVNGVELPSYRGDIINDIAFTPEARTPDPRRQLMAYRQSAATLNLIRAFATGGYANLENAHRWMLGFVKDSPQSSRYRELAERITESLDFMRAIGIDPETHPEMRSTDFYTSHEALLLGYEQALTRIDSTTGDWYATSGHMLWIGDRTRQEDHAHVEYMRGIKNPIGLKCGPSLTPDGLMRLIDKLNPEDEPGRLTLICRFGADKVFDHLPALVRKVKQEGRTVVWSCDPMHGNTIKAASGYKTRPFERVMSEVRDFFAVHQAEGTYAGGIHLEMTGKNVTECTGGARALTDADLMDRYHTYCDPRLNAEQALEIAFLTSELVKQERQGRARPDAVAAE
- a CDS encoding GNAT family N-acetyltransferase, whose amino-acid sequence is MGQSLPKPALRPFLPGDLPRLVDIYQASVMELAEEDYSEAQREAWAAIADDESFGTRLAEGLTLLATMEGLPVGFASLKDNERVDFLYVHPATAGQGVASMLYDAVEKLARARGAKRLTVDASDTARPFFERRGFMPQRRNTVSLGDEWLATTTMEKRLAPQEDGKASS
- a CDS encoding VOC family protein, producing the protein MYSHTTIGANDLDRARSFYDAVLAPLGLRVRYSSPQILGYGAGGRPLFLIVRPFDGGAPSPGNGNMIAFMAARRAQVDACHAAALANGGLDEGPPGLRPHYHPDYYGAYFRDLDGNKLCVCCHRPE